Proteins encoded together in one Lutra lutra chromosome 4, mLutLut1.2, whole genome shotgun sequence window:
- the C4H1orf216 gene encoding LOW QUALITY PROTEIN: UPF0500 protein C1orf216 homolog (The sequence of the model RefSeq protein was modified relative to this genomic sequence to represent the inferred CDS: inserted 1 base in 1 codon): MFTIQPGLAEGGQFPGGPPGVCQPEFQPDNNSNFMASVIDANENWHGMPGHVEPIPMRSSSELPSDNQAFQDPGLPKGEVRSPPEGAEIPGAKLEKLGCASAVCSPLEDNGYASSSXSTDGSSSSPEPACGTPRGLGPANPLLPSVARAVQQLQAQERYKEQEKEKHHAHLVMYRRLTLLQWIRGLQHQLVDQQARLQESFDTILDNRKELIRCLQQRAAPSGPQEQG; this comes from the exons ATGTTCACCATCCAGCCAGGGCTAGCTGAGGGGGGCCAGTTCCCAGGGGGCCCACCGGGAGTATGTCAGCCAGAGTTCCAACCAGACAACAACTCTAACTTCATGGCAAGTGTCATAGACGCCAATGAGAATTGGCATGGGATGCCTGGCCATGTGGAGCCCATACCGATGAGGAGCTCCTCTGAGTTGCCCTCTGACAACCAGGCCTTCCAGGACCCCGGACTCCCTAAGGGGGAGGTGCGCAGCCCCCCAGAAGGGGCAGAAATCCCTGGAGCTAAGCTTGAGAAGCTGGGCTGCGCCAGCGCGGTCTGCTCCCCGCTGGAGGACAACGGCTATGCCAGCAGCT CAAGCACCGATGGCTCCAGCAGCAGTCCTGAGCCGGCCTGTGGGACCCCCCGAGGCCTGGGCCCTGCAAATCCCCTTCTGCCCTCGGTGGCCCGGGCTGTGCAGCAGCTGCAGGCCCAGGAGCGCTAcaaagagcaggagaaggagaagcaccaTGCGCACCTAGTGATGTACCGCCGGCTGACCCTGTTGCAGTGGATACGGGGCCTGCAGCACCAGCTGGTAGACCAGCAGGCCCGCCTGCAGGAGAGCTTCGACACCATCCTGGACAACCGGAAGGAGCTGATCCGCTGTCTCCAACAGAGGGCAGCCCCCTCTGGGCCCCAGGAGCAGGGCTAA